The following is a genomic window from Polypterus senegalus isolate Bchr_013 chromosome 9, ASM1683550v1, whole genome shotgun sequence.
ATGTACTGAAGTGAGATTAAACAGCAGTCGCAAATTAAAGTCAAAGCCTAAAACTTAATTTCACAATGttaagaaatatttctttctttatgtaaTGTGAAGATTTATAATTATGGTAAATACTTATAGTATATTTCCTGATCATGCTTATTATATTTCAGTATTCCTACAAACCTTATCATATATAATCAGTACAGGGTAAATACAGGAATGAGCTCTGACCGGGAAGCTTTTCCATGCTTACTCATACTGGgcaaatttttaattttccaatCAACCTAGTAAACTGTATCTTTGGGGTGGGGAAGAAAAAGTAAGAATATACAATTCTGAATTAGGTGTTTATCCTGTTTAAGGAAAACATACCAATTATGTACAGCATGTAATCTGTGCACACTGAATTCATCCAGGTCTCTGAGCTTAACCAGCAGTCCAGAGActatatttaattctttttctttgaatGGAATGAACCATATGAGAAGCTCCGTGTtcaatcaaataaacaaaatcacACGCTACATgactgatagatagacagatagatagataactgcaAGTACCAGCCTTCCCACTACAGAATACTCACAATGTTGCCAATATATCATtaatatagtggattcagaaagtgtttagaacctttcactttctgcacatttaattatgttgtagatttcatgTTATATggataaatttgctatttttgttcatcaatatactgtacacatttttaaaaagatttgtacattttttttttaaatgatctcaTCACCTGTCTAATACTTATCCCCacgatgaagcatggtggtggcaagaTTATGCTGTATGGGTGTTTCTTAGTGGCATGGACAGGGAAACCTGTCAGGATTGACACAAGAATGAATGAAGCCAAATAAAGAAGTAACATTGTTGAAATCTGCTCTAAAGTGTGCACAAattcagactggggtgatggttcatctttcaccaTGACAATTACTGGAACATACAGCCAAGAAAACAATGGAGTGATTTGAGTTTCTTTCGGTCCTAAAGTGGCCCATCCAAAGCCGAGATTTAAACCTTATATAGCACCTGtgaagagacctaaaaatggcagtttacagaaCACGTCTAATCTAGTATaatgaagcttgagaggatctaccaggaaGACTGtcataaactgcccaaatccaggtgttcaAATCTTGTGCAGACTTACTaaaaagactcaaagctgtaattgctgtgaaagaggcttctacaaagtactgaattatagTCTGAATAGTTATATGAATGAGAATGTTACGTTTTGTGATTTCTAATAAATATTCAGTCATTTCTAAATATCCATTTTCACTTATTCATTATGGTTCGTTAAGTGTAGATTGATcggcaaaaatggaaaaagtatctatttgaaattaaatctacaataattACATAttcttcactttttgcacactactctgtgtgtgtgccagtgtgtttgtacatacttttaaaaatatagtgaGTAAAGCCATTTGGACTTCCTTTTTAGGTTTATTTTACAAAAGAGAGAGACTTTCTTTCTTCATTGAAATTACAGTATGATCTAAACTGGTAGGGAGATGCCaatttactttgttttcattctcaAAGCTCTTGACCTCTCTGTTCATTTCTGACTACAGGTCATTGTCTCTGTTAGGTTCTCTCTGGATACTCCAGCTTTTACCTTATTCCAACACATTTGCCTTGACAGATTAATTGTCAGAAGTAAATTAGAGAAAAAGCAGTGCCCGTAATAGTCTATAAGTTGGTAATAgaaatattgtatttaaaaagttGAATGTTTTAAATCACTATTTCTCAAGCAAAGCCCTAGAGGTCttcaaaatcaaaatgtcaaCTGTAACCAATTAAATAAATGCCAATACCGGAAATACTGAATAGCTCATTAATATCTCATATCATGTTTTGTATGGTCCTTGAATATGGGCAGAGTTTTAAATTTAGGCtgcatttattgcatttttttccgAGTCACAACTTTGCATGCCTACCATGTCATATTTACATCAAGTTAAATATCATTAATTGTCAGTAATGTAAAATTGCAATATAAATGAAATCTCATATTAGTACAGTTAAAACTTTATAATTATGAAAGGTACACAAGTATCATTAATAACATTTAAAGTACTGAAAATACTGCTTTTGTAGTTTGCCTGCTCACTTTAATTGCAGCAAAATAATCACTTTCTTCTTAGCTCATAATAATGACTGGAGTATggttaatgatttatttattaatatatgtgCGGAGCTCCCTCAGTGTGTGTTCAGTATAACTTGTTTGGAATTGCCTCTGTTCACGTCATCCATAGTGTATAAACTTGGCATTTGTGATTTAGTCGGATTCTGCTTGGCATCTTCTGATTGTCTATAACTATTAATGACCAAGGATCTTTTACTTTGTTTACAAGCTGAGCAAGTTGCCTCACTTTGCTGGGGGCAGTCATGGCCTTTGTAAAGTATTTGTATAACACAACTTCTTTTACTCTTCACAAAACCTGTAAACTAATTTGCACCTCAGcttgaatgaaaaattaaagtgtTCCTTAATTTCAGACTCAATTAAAATTTACTGCTGGTTCATTTCTATTGATGTCAAGATTTCTTTCTGTACATAAGGCTTCTGTGttatcctaagcctaaaagtgcaacaattttgtgcaacgattttatgcgACATttctttgtcactttttttttcacacttaaaattgggtttattttaaaacctacatgtatatatttggtattattgttttcagaatttattgaactttaatgtgatgttgttagattttcagatcctTATTccattattaaattataaactaaaatatcaagaaagtcatggtttatttttgattgagtaaactttctttcacaggaagaaactattaaaaaaaatatatctactcataacaccaatgtttgtatttaggtgatttagttagctgaaggttgaGGCACTGAAGGCGCCAagggggcttgcccccctagttTTGCCATCTTTTGCttatcattttcttttgtaataaatTGCTAATTGAACATCTATCAAACATTACAATTTAAACCATAAACAGAACAGCAGTACACATCAGCAGCAGTTACCTTGCCCCATTTCATCCTGAGACATTAAATGTCTAACAATAAACCAGAAAGAAACACCACTGGATTCTAGGTCTATCAAATGATGCTCATGGGAAGTTAGGTGAAACCTATAAagacattttaattgaatttgatGATAACTAGATTTTCTGAATCCTTGCTATACATTACAAAAAGGATTCAAAGCAAGTTTAGTAGGGGAAGGAACAAAGTTTCTAAAGTTAAACTAAGGGAAAAGATTATATGCTGACTTACACAACAGGACAATGAAAGCAGAGACAAGTTTTTAGTaggtaaaaatgtatttgaaagtataaaatgaaataGAGGATAAATGAGCAGGTGCATGCCTACTTTATTTCCACATTTGAAGAAGAAAGTACAATGATGGAATATATGTGGACTGGTTTCGCTGAGAGGAGAAATCTTTTGCATTTCATGTCGTCTATGTTAGTATTTGCAACATTCCACTCACACATTCACCCAcccacccattcatccatccatctgttttgatTTTCTGAAAGGCTCAGCACAAAAAGCTGAGTAGGGAAGCCAAGTTTTTCATACTCTCCAACAGGACCTAAATCTCCATACAGTTATTCACATTTTCCCAAAGGACCTTAAGACCCtgatatagaattttttttatatatgtatatagaagaAGCTTGCAGAATCATGTCTTTTCTGTATTTATCCATGCTTTTGAATGCATCTGGTCCTCTTGCCATTGTCATGGCAGTATCCCATGTTCCAGTAGGTAATACAGGTTTGTAGACTGGCTTCCCATTCAGGGTGGTTTTTTTCTTCGGCTCTTATGCTCCTATATATGCTTTGACTTGTCTCAAAACTGAAATTGGGAAATTGAGTTTAAACAATGAGTACCTGAGACCATGGATGGTATTAGCTGAATGACCAACAGAGAGCCCTAGAGTTTATCCTTGCCATGTAccattgttttatttactttaattctTTTAACACACCACTTTGATCTCAAAGAGGACACTCACCAAGTGTTTTTAAAGTACTAAAACCATTCCTCCCTTGAGAGAGTACTACCAATTCTATTCATTAACCCTTCTAGAAACTTCTTTAGCTAAGGTCTCACAATGTCCTAAGCCATTATGGAAGGGAAGAGATGTTTTAAGTAGTTACTTTTCTTTAGTGTTAATCTACAGTAAAAAACTCTGAAAACCTTCTTCTGCGTGTCTTTACAAAATGTTGGCGAGGTCCTCTTAATTTGTTTAAAGGtggtatttgaaaaaaatgtcagaCTTAATTCAAACttttctttcatatatatatatatatatatactgtatatattatatactgtgtgtatgtatatatatatatatatatatatatatatatatatatatatatatatataattttctctctcttccttttctAGTTTTTCTGCTTTCTTATGTGTGGGTTTTGCCCtgcaattacaaaatacatttttactctgGGTGTAACATAAGTCAATCCCATGGTTAATAAATAGCAATTTCAGAGCGGCCAATTAGTGCAGTTAGTCCGTGTTTGGACTGCAGGAAAGAAATCAGAGATGTTGCAAGCAAATACAGACATACCCAGGAGGTCAACATCAAACACAGGATCCCTGACCGCCACAATTTACTgcactcattattattattactagcataCCATGTTGACGATCACTGGGCATTATTTATCCAAGGTACATGCAACTAGTGGACTTtattatgcagaaaaaaataagaaacattctATCCATTTCTTAAAATTCtcaatttcattttacttttatgtgCTTCTGTCaatgtgtttttgatgaactgaAGTTTATTTGATGTGTGATATTATGTATTTtgcaatcttttattttacaataaaatgggattttcagCCTGAAAAACTAGGTGGCAGCATCTCAGAGCAGAGTTGAATACACAACCACAACACAGCTACTTCTTTCATTACCCTGGGCTTTCCTATGTCTTCAAAGTACAGTTAATGCCCTTCTGGCATATTTCCAAGTGGGTGTCTATTTTTTGTACATTGCAGCCAGACTAGAATTATAAGGTTAAATTCAAGACCCATTCATCATTGCCTGCCAAGAATCCGGGCCCAACCTTAACAAATTTTAGACTGCACTTCATGGTTTGGGTTAAGATAAAAATACACATGCCAGAGTGTCTTGAATTAAATataacatatttaatattttagccTTAGTCTTTTTCTCCATGATTTTACTATAATGTGTACATATGCTACTCCTTATATCAGCTGTACCTCTCCTAGTAAAGATGAGACTTTTAAACAGCTTAGGTGATAAAGTGAGGCTATGGTAGACAcataaatgtgaagtgaggggcTAAAGCCTAAAAAAGTGTTTGATGTCttcccattcatccattttgtgcCTGCTTTGTTTAAGGTTATAGGGACCAAAGTATAACCATAGTAGCAACAAGAGCATAGCAGGAGTTGATTCTAGATGAGGTGCCAGTCAATATTAGGGCACACTTCCACATACTGCATAAATATGAGATTTGGAGTTTCCAAGCAGCACTTCAATTAACCCTATGTGTTTTTAAAAACGTATCTGAATGCATTGCTTGACTGTAAGTGTGTACTtgatccaggtcttcaaaaatcCAAAAGGGCATTGacagtgtttctctctctcagaattaatttaacaaaatggaGGGAGGAACCAGCGTAAGCATACTGGTATATAAGATGAAAGCCAGGATGGATATTTTTCTACTAAGTGCCATTGGAATGgaaatcatctatctatctatctaaaaccaaTACTTAGGGATTTTAAGCCATGCTGACTCAATACCACTGAACAGTTTCTGCAGGTTTTTGAGCCAAACTTTCATACTGTGAACCTCTAATTCCTTCTCATCCCAAAgttgctctgttggattgagatctgagtaCTGTGAAGTATGCATTTTAATCAGAGTAGATTAAGGCTGTAAAGGGATGCACGTAGTTAGTAAGATTGCCTAGATACACAGTGACCTTCTAGTGATGCCCACTTGATATTAAGAGGCCTAATATGTGCAAACAAAATATTCCTTGCAACCCTACTAAACTGTTTACACTAGCCAGGAAGAATCCTTGGAACCATGTTGTTTGCACTAAATTCTTATTTtactatgtactgtacatatcaaGATCTACTGTGACATTTGTCAGGCCGTGCTacatttttccttattttcctTAATCTGCTATGTCTGGCACCAGTAATCATTAAATGACCAAGGTCAGTTAGATCACACATCATGTCAACTCTAATATTTGAACAAAGTAAATCTGTTGACAATATCTGCACACTATGTTGTTAGAGCTGCTGCCCCATAAACAGTCTTACGActgttctgttcttttatttaattctaattttgAGTGTTAACTATGCAAACACTTTATTTATCATAGTGTGTAGTAGGTTGACAAGTAGGCATGAGCTCTTTAAGAATCAATTATGATGTTAGAGTGGCTCAAAGCTTTCTTCTGCTAACTCACAACTTCAAGAGACTGGATTCAAAATCCACCCCAGTCATGTCCTGTGTGGAATTTATGCATTCTCCTTATGTTGTCTTAGATGTTCTCCAGTTTCTCATCCGAAgaacatgtatatatatttaatatgctttatttataaatttaattgaccttatggtgtgtgggtgtgtttgtgtgtgtcctgcggtgggttggcactctacccaggattggttcctgccttgtgccctgtgttggctgggattggctccagcagacccccgtgacccagtgtttggattcagcaggttggaaaatggatggatggatatgttgtATATAACCTTATCATGGTTAGTTTTACTGCAAAAAATGGCTTTAAAGGATTTGGAgtaattataaaacaaacaataagaaaATGTTTTTCCCAAGAATGGCACGAGTATGGAACATTCCAAAACATAAGACCTAGGGAGACCCATACTTGATGGTATTGTTTGCAGTTATAATTATGTTGATGAttagttttaaatgattttattcaattttacaaGTGTtccttttaacaaagtttctaacttgTAAACAGGAAAAGTGGTGTGCTACTGGAAGATTGTATATGAAACATATTTGTTCAAAAGATGCATAGTTACTGTTAGTTTATAGGTCTCCAAAGATTTAGATAACTCCCATGAATTAAATGTCTATGTTAAATGggctaaaattaaattaaatctaatgtaaatCTATTTTAATTGAATCTAACTTAAATCAACATTTGCTAACACATTTAGGGACACTCTAAAAAGAGATGTATTTTggaagaatattcattttaataatatgaaTTCTTccagattacatcttgcctgaagaaggggtctgagttgcctcaaaagcttgcatattgtaatctttatagttagccaataaaaggtgtcatttcgcttgacttttcactacttcCAGATTAAGAGAAAGGAATACATGACCACCTATTAACACTTTATTTGATATGTTctgtcatagtacagaaattgACAAGAACAGTCCTGTGGCAAGTGAAACTAATGGACAGACAAAGCAATTAGGTCAATCATGAACTCTCTTCAATCCTCTGTTATAATCCAGAAGTGAAGTACAATGTGATACAATGCATGGCAAATTAACACATTTATTACAGTCATTCATATAGAGTACAGTACGTTTACTTACACAACAAATTAGTCCTGATCTGGTCCCACTTCCACaagtaaacatattaaaaaaagaaaacaatagtaAAAAGCAGGCAACCAGAAATTAATATAGTGATACAAAGTTTACAACATTGATAGAACAAAGAGGTGAACtgttaaaaactaaaatgaacaaaagaaacacaGATAAGAAAAGGTCCACTCCTCTAATAAATGTGAGGAATGTGGTTCAAGTTAGAGCCTCGTAGCTCATATAATGCCAAAATGACAATAGACTTTACTTCACAGTTACACCCAGTGTTTAATTATTAGCACCTCTTCTGGATGGAAGCCTACCTTGCAGGAAAGCAGCAACTGCCAAGTAGACTTTTGCTCACTGAGTAACTGCAGTCACTTTTGGTCACTGTCTTATTGACACCTAAAGTTGACGAAGGCCTTAAAGTGAAACTGTAAAAGCAGATTTGAAGACTGCCACCAAGTTACTTGAATTATTTTCCTTATGTCAGGTGAGTTTGTAAGAGTCTACACTGCTCTCCTGATcttatttctaaatttatttaactgaataGTTGAAAATACGAAAAAGCAATACGTACCACAAGGGTACATTGCATAAAGTCAAGGTagttttcttcaaaattaaaactGTGAATGAAGAAGCAAAAACCGTTTTATGCAGTGTCTTTCAATAGAGAACAAGGTGTTTTATGGTACAAAATAATGCCACGATTGTTTGTTGCTCAAGTAGGTTATTGGATCTCACAATGAGTCAAAGGAACAGGTGATTGAGCAGTCCAATGGGTTAAAGTCCAAAACTGTAGCACTGCTATTAATTTCTTTACTTGGTTGTATCTTACTGCATTTAAATTATTAAGTGAGAAAAAGTACTGGTGTTCAGCAGCAAAGCCTTCTCTTtagtctgaaataaataaaaaaatggtgtTCCTGATAAAGCACAGAGCCCTCCATTGATGGAACAATGCTGCCCTTATTTCATTCATCATTTGACTATAGTATTGTAATATGTGCATTTAAATAACTGTTTCATAGTAAATATCCATGTAGTACTTCTTTCCTGTATTTATAATGAAAGGGTAGGTGGCAAATAAAGCATAGAGCCCCCTCCCCCACCCGTGCCCCTTGGTATCTTCCATGCCCAGTCCCTGGGCTTCTCAATGGGGCCTCTGGTGGTTCAATCCCAGTGACTCGTGGCTCTAGGCATAACTACATGATGGCGTCTCCTTCAACTCATGGTAGCCCTGCCGGTTAGACAACTCTGCAGAGAAATAGACAGCGGTGTTATAAAGGGATGGAAAACTGCCATTAAACAAGCACCTGTACCGCATAGACATCATTTTCACAATTAGCCTTTACTTCTGAATTAATTCTCCTTGGCAAGAAGACATCTAGGGATTTCTTTTATCCATTCTTCACCAGGCTTACATTAAAAATTCACTTCCATTTGATGaacatttgttttactttgtaatATGAGGTCTTGGTAAAAAATAGAACTTCTTACATATGCAGAACTACTCAGCATAAAACAACAAGgaatataataaagtatataagTAAATACAGGAAAAACAAAGGATGAGGCACCCAGAGGATCTTCGATGATGCTGTTGAGGCAATATGCTTAAAAATATGTTGGTTCTACAGGGCTTCACTTCTGTTAATTATAATGACCCAGCTGTCTCTCCTATAGTTTGagattttaaaagttaattttcaaCTTTTTGATATGTAATTATTTCTGCATATAGAAGACAATGTTTTTGTACATCACATGTGCTTCCCATCTTAGTGTTACTCCTACTGATACATTCTACAGCCGTATGTGTTTTTCTAACTGgggattctaaattagccctgtgGGTgtttgcatgagtgtgccctgtggtgaactGGCATCCCCTCCAGGGTCTTGGATCCTGTCTTGGGCTGCTAGGAAAGATCCAGCTCCCTTGACGATGAATAGGTTAAGGAGGTTAGAAAGTAAATGGATGGGTGAATATATGGATATAGAATGACTTCCAGGCTTCATGAAGGACACATTTAATACAGTAACATGAAGCATAAACACTATCTGAACACAAATGCCAGCTTTGGAAATTTTGCCAGGTTAACAGATGGATATTAACATCCATATGCATGTTACACctgcagaaaaaaatgcaaactgaaCCTAAAACTGAACATTTGCCTAACATAAATAGTCAAGTTCATGGGGAGGGAGAGCCTGTTAGCATAcgacacaaggcagaaatcaaccgTAGATGGGACAATAGTATCGAAAGTAATGTAACCTGACATTACTCCAGCAAATGGGAAATGTGATTATTAACCTAAAGAATATACTTTCTACTATACATAACCCCCAAACTAATAATGTCTTGATCTAAATGTTTGCTATTGCATTTAGAgaaaaggcaagcaaaatgacaccttttattggctaactaaaaagattacaatatgcaagctttcgaggcaactcaggccccttcttcaggcaagatgtagtcaTTTGTAATCAGCATTTAGATTTGCCTCCtaatttaactctttttttaCCCCCTTTATTTCTTAGGTTATTAGGTCAGATATGAATGAAGATTGTCAGTTTCAGCTGTCCCATTGTAAGAGTGCCTACTGTGTTTCATTCCTCCCACACTTTTAATGACAGACCCTTGTAGGCTTTTAATTGAACTGCTTACTTAATTAGGCTTCTCACTTCCCACATGTCTGTGGGTAGATACGTTTATTCCCGGCCTTTGCAATACTACTCAGTTTCATTAACCTGTGTCCTACCCTATTGGGGCACAATATTCAGTTTCTTCTGACTCATTGATTAAATATGATCTCTTTGGGTGCTTGTATTTATTACCTTGTGACTCTGTAATTAAAGATAGTTTTAATGGGTGCTGTGTTCAGTGTCTACTGATTTTGTGATTAGTGATGGCTACTACTAGGCTCAATATTCTATGTCTTTTACTGAGTGATTAGTAATGCGTATATTAATTATGTACAAACATGTCTACAAAAACAGTCAATTAATCAAGAGGTTCGGTATTGTATCAGATTAGCAGGTGGTAACTGAGATTTCCCATCAAAAATATATGATGcatgtgtgtcagaaatggtctGTATCATTAGGAAGAATTGTTTATAAGAAGAACTAATAGAAAAACCCTCTTCAGAAGGAGTgctaaagaaacaaaatgcaaatctgTGTGCTAAAATGAAACTTGGAAAGACATCTTGATTTAAGTGAGAATCTTTGGGCTATTTTTAAACCCACCTACTGAGTTCAGAAACTGAGAAACAAGAAATCCAATTAAGAATGCTTTTAGTTAGGAGGCAGAATTAGCCTTTGAATAACAGTGAATTTGGAAGAAACAGCAGTCACAGAGGTTTGATGGAAATGGAATTTAATACACATGCCACAAACTAAGGAATACATTCTTGAGAGAATGGTGAATTTGAAAAGACCGGGCCAAACTTAGCAAGTTTATAATGTATGGCTGAATGGGTAAATAAATTGAAGCTGTgatatatagtatagtatgttTCTGGCAGCTCAATGAGCTCACTGAaagtttgttttcagttttaggcaatttttgatatttatagtATAGTAAATTTGATTGATTTATTAGGCTTCAACCCTGTGTGATCCTAACTGGATTTTGAGACTTTGAAAATAGACATGTGGAGGGATAGATGGTTAATTACAAGGCAGAGTAATGGATGTGACCAAGATGGGGTGTGAATTTCCCTTCACTGGAACTGGAGGAAAAATCATTAACTATTGTGCCAGCCAATATAATTGTCTATGCTGGAAAAAGTGGCTGGATTAGGCTCTGGCCCCTTATGACTCTGAACTGACTCTGGGTTTGAATATGTATACATAGTGTGTATGTGCTGTAtctatgtgtgtacatatattaCTAGCATTTACCCAGACTATCGCTTTGTGGACACAGTGGCCTAATTATCTATAACATAATCTAAGTGAACACTTGCAGTGCATTATCATACTTGAGTAATAACTATCAGCTAGTAGTTTTTATCACTCCAACAGGACTGAATCAAAATTCTTCATCACTGTGTGGTAACATCAGTCCTTGACTGAAGCACTCCACGTGTCTCTTTATCGCCATTGATTTTATGTCAAGGACCTTTATCAGATAAGAATGAGGGCACTATAATTGTTCATTTAAGCAATTTTCTAGAAATGTAATATACTAAATTGACCACTTTGTTGAACTAATGCTATGTTAAATCAAATAGTTGTGCATCGGCATAATAAactctttaatataataaattagtTTTTATACTAATACAACCAGATCTCACCAGCATCCAATCGCTTGTACCTCACTAAAGACCCAGCCCAAAGTGCTGCCTTGTTCTGTTATGTTTGGGCTGGGTAGTCATCGACAACAAAATCGGAGCTAGTAATTCTAGTAGAATTTATGATGATCCTGAGGAAGAACTCCATCCCTCAGAGGCATTCTTGTGgtagaaaagagaaaaccaatgaTAGAAGATATGATTGATGAATGTTGCCATCTAACACAGGATTCTCTTAAGTATGGTCAAGAAAAAGGTCCACCTGTCCTGCCTATCAGAAGATCTAGGGTTCATTATGGTACTGAATTTCAATTTTCCCTGATGCCACAACTAATGTGCATTATTTGATAATTTTTTGCACATCCcagataattaaaatgaaaatcccAATTACTATGATGCGCTTGAAGATGTAAATGAATATGCATAGGCCCGTACCAAGGGTTTCAGGAGGTGGCATCTCCTCAGGATTGATCTCTGCTTTCTTGTCTCTGTTTGACCCAGCCAGCACTCTCATGATATCCACCAATGTATAGCCCTTTTCCTCTGCTTCCTCTCTTGCTTCTTCCTCACGCTCTTCTCTTTCCTCTTTTTCCTCCTCATTCTCCAGTTTGTAACCCCGTGCCAAGGAGATTCCTTGAGAACCACTCACAGAGCATACAGCTCTAAGTCGCCCATAGGATCGTATCTGGGAGACATTAGCCCGCAGGAATAGTAAGATGACATTGAGGTCATTGAGGGGGCAGCCGAGTTTCTGACCACCCATTAGACCAAGAGCTGGAAGAACCTCGTAGACTGATAGGAAACGCCGATCCCAGCAGAAGAGACGCAGTAGGCCAAATAGTATCAAGGGCACAAGAAGCAAATAAATGGCCCCATTGGTGACACTGATAATCTGGAAGACCAGCAGACCTGTCAGCTTGCACTGCACAAGCTCAGGCACCCAAGGATCCTCCTGTAGCAGACCCGTCTTTACAAAGCAGCTAAATTCATCCTGCAGGAAGGCAGAGAGGTGGAAGTAGACAAGGTAGAGGCAGGCAGCTGAAATGAacagcaacaaaaggaagcttCGGAGAAACAGCATGGAGACCAGAAAATAGGAACACTGTTTTAGTTGAAGGTAGCGCTCCAACAGTGGAAACTCAAAATAGCGTTCACGTTTTGCCCTGTAGGGGAACAAGAATGAAGACAATAATGGCATTATTGACACTGGAGGATAAACATTGACAAAGAAATATCAGATTGTGTATCAAGATATAGTGATCAATA
Proteins encoded in this region:
- the panx3 gene encoding pannexin-3 isoform X2; this translates as MSIANSAAQYMLADALLPEGGNDSRLKSLVLELPIDRVIKFVSVGLPLLLVSMAFAREISTGPQISCFAPQNFTAKQAAYVDTYCWDSLMHHEFDTKGNFEERSLWVHKMFPYSLLVMAVMMYLPAMLWRFLVMPCLGADLLFVMDELDKSYNRSVRMAQSIVELQQNSRNSKTFAAELERAKRERYFEFPLLERYLQLKQCSYFLVSMLFLRSFLLLLFISAACLYLVYFHLSAFLQDEFSCFVKTGLLQEDPWVPELVQCKLTGLLVFQIISVTNGAIYLLLVPLILFGLLRLFCWDRRFLSVYEVLPALGLMGGQKLGCPLNDLNVILLFLRANVSQIRSYGRLRAVCSVSGSQGISLARGYKLENEEEKEEREEREEEAREEAEEKGYTLVDIMRVLAGSNRDKKAEINPEEMPPPETLELSNRQGYHELKETPSCSYA
- the panx3 gene encoding pannexin-3 isoform X1, translating into MPVQFSHTDCAYSASAAPWKYLGAKMSIANSAAQYMLADALLPEGGNDSRLKSLVLELPIDRVIKFVSVGLPLLLVSMAFAREISTGPQISCFAPQNFTAKQAAYVDTYCWDSLMHHEFDTKGNFEERSLWVHKMFPYSLLVMAVMMYLPAMLWRFLVMPCLGADLLFVMDELDKSYNRSVRMAQSIVELQQNSRNSKTFAAELERAKRERYFEFPLLERYLQLKQCSYFLVSMLFLRSFLLLLFISAACLYLVYFHLSAFLQDEFSCFVKTGLLQEDPWVPELVQCKLTGLLVFQIISVTNGAIYLLLVPLILFGLLRLFCWDRRFLSVYEVLPALGLMGGQKLGCPLNDLNVILLFLRANVSQIRSYGRLRAVCSVSGSQGISLARGYKLENEEEKEEREEREEEAREEAEEKGYTLVDIMRVLAGSNRDKKAEINPEEMPPPETLELSNRQGYHELKETPSCSYA